The following coding sequences are from one Bradyrhizobium sp. WSM471 window:
- a CDS encoding methyltransferase domain-containing protein — translation MVWDPQQYLKFSGHRLRPAVDLLMRIPDFAPREVADLGAGAGNVTRLIKERWPDATVTGVEGSAEMVAAGRKAAPDVEWSHEDLGRWRPTKQYDVVYSNAALHWLPNHAALFPSIMEKVTPGGILAVQMPRNFLAPSHVLIGETALNGPWRSKVEHLVTPPPVEAPAYYHGLLAPMSANIDIWETEYLQVLEGENPVKEWTKGTWLTRYLDILQGDEKAAFEAAYGMRVAKAYPKNAAGQTLFPFRRLFMVAQRNG, via the coding sequence ATGGTGTGGGATCCGCAGCAATATCTAAAGTTCTCCGGCCACCGGCTTCGGCCCGCCGTCGATCTGTTGATGCGCATTCCGGATTTCGCCCCGCGTGAGGTCGCCGATCTCGGCGCCGGCGCGGGCAACGTCACCAGGCTGATCAAGGAGCGTTGGCCGGACGCGACGGTGACCGGCGTCGAGGGCTCAGCCGAGATGGTTGCCGCCGGCCGCAAGGCGGCGCCGGACGTGGAATGGTCCCACGAGGACCTCGGCCGTTGGCGCCCGACGAAGCAATATGACGTCGTCTATTCCAATGCCGCGCTGCACTGGCTGCCCAATCATGCGGCACTGTTTCCATCGATCATGGAGAAGGTGACGCCCGGCGGGATCCTCGCGGTGCAGATGCCGCGCAACTTTCTTGCGCCCTCGCATGTGCTGATCGGCGAGACCGCGCTGAACGGTCCCTGGCGGTCCAAGGTCGAGCATCTCGTCACGCCGCCGCCGGTCGAAGCGCCGGCCTATTATCACGGTCTTCTTGCTCCGATGTCGGCCAATATCGACATCTGGGAGACCGAATATCTGCAGGTGCTGGAAGGCGAGAACCCCGTGAAGGAGTGGACCAAGGGGACCTGGCTGACGCGCTATCTCGACATCTTGCAGGGCGACGAGAAGGCGGCATTCGAAGCCGCCTATGGGATGCGGGTCGCGAAAGCCTATCCGAAGAACGCCGCGGGACAAACGCTGTTTCCGTTCCGGCGTCTGTTCATGGTTGCCCAGCGCAACGGCTGA
- a CDS encoding DctP family TRAP transporter solute-binding subunit, whose translation MRKLLLAVAAAAIFVAPAVVEAQSPIVIKFSHVVANDTPKGKGALKFKELAEKYTDGKVKVEIYPNSTLYKDKEEIEALQLGSVQMLAPSTAKFAPLGIKEFEALDLPWLFKDDQTYSNAMKGTIGKWLFERLETKGITGLAYWDNGFHMLSANRPLMKPADFQGLKFRISGSKVADQYLRIMGSIPQIMAFSEVYQALQTGVVDGCENTASNYLTQKFYEVQKDITVSYHAHLQYAVIVNSKFWSGLPPDIRAQLEKAMNEATDYTNKIAHQENEDALAEIKKTGKTTLHYLTDADRKAWQEAMQPTYKWAKGRVGQEVLDLVAKELDVKMN comes from the coding sequence ATGCGCAAGTTGCTTCTTGCGGTCGCCGCCGCGGCCATTTTCGTGGCGCCCGCCGTTGTCGAGGCCCAGAGCCCGATCGTCATCAAATTCAGCCACGTCGTCGCCAACGACACTCCCAAGGGCAAGGGCGCCCTGAAGTTCAAGGAACTTGCGGAGAAGTACACCGACGGCAAGGTCAAGGTCGAAATCTACCCGAACTCCACGCTGTACAAGGACAAGGAGGAGATCGAGGCGCTGCAGCTCGGCTCGGTGCAGATGCTCGCCCCCTCCACCGCGAAGTTCGCACCGCTCGGTATCAAGGAATTCGAGGCGCTCGACCTGCCCTGGCTGTTCAAGGACGACCAGACCTATTCGAACGCGATGAAGGGCACGATCGGTAAGTGGCTGTTCGAGAGGCTCGAGACCAAGGGCATCACCGGGCTCGCTTATTGGGACAACGGCTTCCACATGCTCTCCGCCAACCGTCCCCTGATGAAGCCGGCCGATTTCCAGGGTCTCAAATTCCGCATCTCCGGATCGAAGGTCGCCGACCAATATCTCCGGATCATGGGCTCGATCCCCCAGATCATGGCGTTTTCCGAAGTCTACCAGGCTTTGCAGACGGGCGTGGTCGACGGCTGCGAGAACACCGCGTCCAACTACCTGACGCAGAAGTTCTACGAGGTGCAGAAGGACATCACGGTGTCCTATCACGCGCACCTGCAATATGCTGTCATCGTCAATTCGAAATTCTGGTCCGGCCTGCCGCCGGATATCCGCGCCCAGCTCGAGAAGGCGATGAACGAGGCGACCGACTACACCAACAAGATCGCGCACCAGGAGAACGAAGACGCGCTGGCCGAGATCAAGAAGACAGGCAAGACCACGCTGCATTATCTGACGGACGCCGATCGCAAGGCGTGGCAGGAAGCGATGCAGCCGACCTACAAATGGGCAAAGGGGCGGGTTGGGCAGGAGGTGCTTGATCTCGTCGCCAAGGAACTCGACGTCAAGATGAACTGA
- a CDS encoding TRAP transporter large permease, which translates to MRVAVVFGLLLSLMLTGMPISIALGLTVLSFMFTLTDVRTESVALKLFTGIESFEIMAIPFFILAGNFLTHGGVARRMIAFATSLVGHWYGGLALSGVVACALFAAISGSSPATVVAIGSVILPAMVAQGFPKRFGAGVITTSGSLGILIPPSIPMVLFAVSTNTSVGKLFIAGIVPGMVLAMLLGATTFYRAWRNDYPRMPKATFYERFDAFRKSIWGILLIVIVIGGIYSGLFTPTEAAAVSAVYAFIVAVFIYKDLKLRDVPRVLLSSANLSAMLLYIITNAVLFSFLMTYENVPQALAQWMIDQGLGWIGFLLFVNLLLLVAGNVMEPSSIILIMAPILFPVAIKLGIDPIHFGILMTVNMEVGLCHPPVGLNLYVASGIAKMGITELTVAVWPWLLTMLGFLVVVTYWPGLSLWLPRLLGM; encoded by the coding sequence ATGCGTGTCGCCGTCGTTTTCGGCCTTCTGCTGTCGTTGATGCTCACGGGCATGCCAATCTCGATCGCGCTCGGCCTGACCGTGCTCAGCTTCATGTTCACGCTGACCGACGTGCGAACGGAATCGGTGGCGCTGAAGCTGTTCACCGGCATCGAGAGCTTCGAGATCATGGCGATCCCGTTCTTCATCCTTGCCGGCAACTTCCTGACCCATGGCGGCGTGGCGCGCCGGATGATCGCGTTCGCGACTTCGCTGGTCGGGCATTGGTACGGCGGCCTCGCGCTCTCGGGCGTCGTCGCCTGCGCGCTGTTCGCCGCGATTTCCGGCTCGTCGCCGGCCACCGTGGTGGCGATCGGATCGGTGATCCTGCCCGCGATGGTCGCGCAGGGATTTCCGAAGAGGTTCGGGGCGGGCGTGATCACGACCTCGGGCTCGCTGGGAATTCTCATTCCACCCTCGATTCCGATGGTTCTTTTTGCCGTCTCCACCAACACCTCCGTCGGCAAGCTGTTCATCGCCGGCATCGTGCCGGGAATGGTGCTCGCCATGCTGCTCGGCGCCACGACGTTCTATCGGGCCTGGCGTAACGACTATCCGAGGATGCCGAAAGCAACCTTCTACGAACGCTTCGATGCGTTCCGCAAGTCGATCTGGGGTATCCTGCTGATCGTGATCGTGATCGGCGGCATCTACAGCGGCCTGTTCACACCGACCGAAGCTGCCGCCGTCAGTGCGGTGTACGCCTTCATCGTCGCAGTGTTCATCTACAAGGATCTGAAGCTGCGAGACGTGCCGCGCGTGCTGCTGTCGTCGGCAAATCTTTCGGCGATGCTGCTCTACATCATCACCAACGCAGTCTTGTTCTCGTTCCTGATGACCTACGAGAACGTGCCGCAAGCGCTGGCGCAATGGATGATCGACCAGGGCCTCGGCTGGATCGGCTTCCTCCTCTTCGTCAATCTCCTGCTGCTGGTGGCGGGCAACGTGATGGAGCCGTCCTCGATCATCCTGATCATGGCGCCGATCCTGTTTCCGGTTGCGATCAAGCTCGGCATCGATCCGATCCATTTCGGCATCCTGATGACGGTCAACATGGAGGTCGGGCTGTGCCATCCCCCGGTCGGCCTCAATCTCTACGTCGCCTCGGGCATCGCCAAGATGGGCATCACCGAGCTCACGGTCGCGGTGTGGCCATGGCTGCTGACGATGCTGGGATTCCTGGTGGTCGTGACATACTGGCCCGGTCTGTCGCTGTGGCTGCCGAGATTGCTGGGGATGTAA
- a CDS encoding GGDEF domain-containing protein translates to MLFNRMESGRASISDAVYMEVITGLHGTTVPTILAAVCQVMVGAITTYETGDAVTAALTVAGVVVAIIRLFEIAAFRRRLTQPPQLDRAEAARWERRYIAGTVMTALVLGVFAARSIVLGDALCCVMAVGIGFGFGAGVVARLALRPVAALLDLVAIAAPAAIVTLMQPDLRHVGLGLLILMYVAASFEMVRLSFNASISQITLKRQFEQLARSDSMTGVFNRSVLAENLPRMLADGNSSTIAVHALDLDRFKEANDRFGHPVGDALLKQVAGRLKALAAADDLVVRMGGDEFILVQRAAADAEAMARRIVQSISAPYDVDGQVIGLGVSVGVAVAPQDGRTVEGLLSRSDRAMYRAKQDGGGYVLARELRMAEMRASGKPVTGGLAA, encoded by the coding sequence ATGTTGTTCAACAGAATGGAATCCGGACGGGCATCGATTTCCGACGCCGTCTACATGGAAGTGATCACGGGGCTGCACGGCACGACGGTGCCCACTATTCTCGCCGCCGTCTGCCAGGTGATGGTCGGCGCGATCACAACCTACGAGACCGGTGACGCGGTAACGGCAGCCCTTACCGTCGCCGGTGTCGTGGTGGCCATCATCCGTCTGTTTGAAATCGCTGCGTTCCGCCGTCGCCTCACGCAGCCGCCGCAGCTCGATCGGGCCGAGGCCGCGCGCTGGGAACGGCGGTACATTGCCGGCACCGTCATGACGGCCTTGGTGCTCGGCGTGTTTGCGGCGCGCAGCATCGTGCTGGGCGATGCGCTCTGCTGCGTGATGGCGGTCGGCATTGGTTTCGGCTTCGGTGCCGGCGTGGTGGCGCGGCTGGCGCTACGTCCAGTCGCAGCGCTGCTCGATCTCGTCGCGATCGCCGCGCCTGCTGCGATCGTGACGTTGATGCAGCCCGATTTGCGGCATGTCGGGCTCGGGCTCCTCATCCTGATGTATGTGGCCGCGAGCTTCGAGATGGTGCGGCTGAGCTTCAATGCCTCGATCAGCCAGATCACGCTCAAACGACAGTTCGAGCAGCTCGCGCGCTCGGACTCGATGACCGGCGTCTTTAACCGTTCGGTGCTGGCGGAGAATCTCCCGCGAATGCTGGCGGATGGAAATTCCAGCACGATCGCGGTCCACGCCCTCGATCTCGACCGCTTCAAGGAGGCCAATGACCGCTTCGGCCATCCCGTCGGCGACGCGCTGCTCAAGCAGGTGGCCGGACGGCTCAAGGCGCTTGCCGCAGCTGATGATCTCGTGGTCCGGATGGGCGGCGACGAGTTCATCCTGGTGCAGCGCGCGGCGGCCGATGCGGAAGCGATGGCACGGCGGATCGTGCAATCGATCAGCGCGCCCTATGATGTCGACGGGCAGGTGATCGGGCTCGGCGTCAGCGTCGGCGTTGCCGTCGCGCCGCAGGATGGACGCACGGTGGAGGGGCTGTTGTCGCGCTCCGACCGGGCGATGTACCGCGCCAAGCAGGACGGGGGCGGCTACGTGCTGGCGCGGGAGCTGCGGATGGCGGAGATGCGCGCCTCCGGCAAGCCGGTGACTGGAGGTTTGGCCGCGTAA